The Neodiprion lecontei isolate iyNeoLeco1 chromosome 2, iyNeoLeco1.1, whole genome shotgun sequence genome segment CGGGGTATTTTGAAAACCGAGGGGAAAAACaacattataaataataataacagtaataataataaaagagtTAATATCAAGAATCACATTGATTATTCGGATAGCTGCAAATTGTGAGTCTGATGCAAAATGGAAACGTTGACTctgattttaattaaatttgatgctaaaaaagaaatcagaaaAGTAAAATGTCTCAttcggtataaaaaattgattgcagaattcagaaatatttaatcCAATTCATAGTAATTTTGAATGTGTTTGGGAACACATAGTCACGTATTTACTTGCAAAAGTTGATATCAACTCTTGATAAGTGTTACATAATGTTAAAGGTCAGGAGTCTTAATTCATCTTTAATAACACTCATTCTTTTTGGTAACAGATTCATCAATGCAATAACAAGCCCCTTAATTCAAGATTCAAACACTCTCtttagaaatttattattattcacgaCATGCACGATTTTGGCATCacaaagaaaatatacaaattttatttgtgtTCAGTAAGAGCTCATAGatcattttaaatttgttCTTGCGATACAAATACAGATTGTTTTCAAGTCAAGTTCAGAATGTTCCAAAATAAAACGTAGAAACAGAAAAACTAAAAGTATAAATAATGTATCTGTTCAATTAGACATAATCTGAAATATTAGTCTGAAAACGACAGTATCGTACGATATCAAACAGTCTTGATAGTGCTGTTTAAAAAGTTACGAGACTACAACAACAACTTATTCTACTTTCGTAAGCTTATTTTAATCACGCTTACATAGCATAGCAATACATTATATATGCTTTACTATAATAcaagttttattttgaaactttctAAATGCAACATTTCTTGTGATTACAGTCTTAGCTCAATTCATTTGTCAAACATAACTAATTTTCCAATGTTTGTACTCAAGGAAATTAgatttgtaaattcaattttttacaacatcAAAAGGTCACTGATAATTAGATATCAATATACATAGGTGACGGAGAAAATCGAATTGCCAAAAACTATGAAACAATAACGATTGACCTAATGTTGGCTGTTCGGACACATTGAACTGTTGATAAAATAGAAAGTATAAAATTGCGGAGGAATTCACATAATAATCTTGTTATACCACaagaaataaagtaaaaattatgatttcaggtttgaaatgaaaaataattttatgtgtaaaattaaaccaatttgtattattttaataacaGAGTTTCATggaacttttttctttcattgaaacatattataaatttgaatgGAATCTTGCCAGTAACTCCATTTTTATAACATGTATCGAGAGTAGTGAAGCATGGAAACACCGAGTTCGTAAATGttgaaatattcttcaattatttttgacTTTTTGTTGCTGTCTTCAATCTATAGCATCGATCTTCAGTCACTTCATGGAAACTCAGCACCTCTTATACattaaatgtaatttttttcttttggatttCTTCCACTTTAATTTTCCCTTAAGAcagattatacatatatgtatacacacacacacatatatatatatataaagaaaaaaaatcgaaaaatttcttctaaCTTCCCCTAACGATGATAAAGacattggaataaaaaatattaaacgcACACACACTCActaaggaaaaataatcggtaGAAACAAATTAGATAATACAGGATGATTGAAATGTAGTCAAAATCATTGaatcttgaataacttttggtGATTCGGCGATGTGTGTACTATATATAAATTGTTCTCAATCATTTTCGACCACACTTGACTAGACACATTACATGACTGATAAACTCGGTGTCAAAACAAACAACAGCCattatttgataatttatcAACTTGAAAACAGTAAAATAAGAAGACTGTGCGAGTggtaaataataatcgtaCATTATGTAGTTATGTTTCAAAGAATAAATGgtgagaatttatttatttgcagCACCAAGGTAAGCTCCAACGTTTTTGTCAAGTCACAGTTATCAATAACATCAATGAATATatagattaaaaattttcaataaaaaatgaagataaattctattttcacACTGCACAAACAAAGATGCTCGTATAACAGAAGAATCCATTATAGTTAAAATGTCCGTCGCGTATTGTCTAAAACACTTGTATTAAAGAGTCGATGATATCACTTGCTGAGACTGTATTAATATGAAcactgtttgaaaaaatgatgtaacggatattttgatattgaaaaaattcttgagCACAGTCTTGTCAAATGCTCATACTTTGATATATGGATGTAATAGAATTCATACATTGAGTTGGCAATGGGTCAGTGACGCGTTGTGTAACAGCTGCAGCATCACTTGCGTAAcgaaaaaatgtagttttaGATTACACATTGTTGAGTTTATTAATTAGGAAATGAGTACAGGCAATGTGTTATAAtctgggatttttttttttttttttcttaatttatcCAAATGCGGCGGTGTCATACAGTTTGTACAATTAAGTTATGCTTATTGACATCAGTTACGttccatttatttattgtttttttaattgcattttttatttcattgataaacaataaaaagGAATTTTACGTCTAACACTTCATAAATCTTCGCCTTTCGAACAAAGTAGATGAAGAAAACAATTCATTGTAGGAGAAACGTTTGCaaaaatccaatttttgtGAATCAATTGCGGAGATAATAAATTGTTGGGTACTATTACTGTTACTTTTATGAAGATAATTTTACTTACTATTTAATaccgatatacatatacattattttaaacGATAATAAAAAGTTCTCATGACTCTTGCGTTGCACCAAAtgtgtcataaaaaaaattgctgttTAATTACTGGTTAATAATTCACAGCTGAATGACACCATTATTACCTTTAATATACTTTATACTAGACAATTATTATCAATGATGTTATTATTTCTTAGACTTCTCTCGCACTTAATATCACCGAATATTGATGTTATCTGATCAGATAATTTGTCTGTTGTGTCAGGTGTCGTCTATACCAAAATTCTATTTAGCAATAAATTACACCAGAAATCATTCACAATTTGAATCAGCGTCCATTTTCCAAACAATctgaatgcaaaaaaaatttagaactctgatatatatatatgcatgtatatatacatatatatacttacACGGGAAACTCCACTTCCTAGCAATGGTGGACGAGCATGAGAGTTCATAGTACAAATATTACATTAGCATTATAATATGCTCGAAGATTGAGTCTCGTTAATATTTAGGTAGATGAATCATATTTTAAGCAACCTTTCGTGATTCTTAGTTCCTTGCACAACAAATATTCGAAGAAACCGTCagtgtgacaaaaaaatttagagaTTTTAAGTAAAGTTTGGTATTCAATCGTTGTATCCAACATACATGAAAAAGTTATATCGGTCAGTCTCGAtggaagaaatatttgaaagcaTTATTATTAGAAGATCAGAGTAACAGAACGAGCCGAAACATGTATCGAGTATGcataaaattgatttgttcTCTTTTTGTCTTCATCTCAACTAAGTAATATTCCAAGACAATATCAAAGCTAAGCGCTAGATGTAGAGTAAAATGAGAGCATTAAGAAGTGTTATACATTAAATGTTGTACGTAGGAACTAAAAGAAACTTGAAGCACTATAGTTGCAtaaaacttttattatttcgaaaaaagaaaggcTTTGCAACCTTTTCCCCACTTTGCATCACGTCGCACGTTCGACAAAATCGCTCTCTTCGTATACACGAAGCTCAGAATTATATCACTTAATATCATTAatagaatattatttaaaatatgcTTGTTATCTAGCTGAACAACTGAATAGTTACGCGTCCTCCAATCTTGGCATCGTGCGGCAAATATATCACTCTTACTGTACAAAGAgctatataataatgtatttaCGTGTGTGGCTGCTCAATTTCATCCTCGGTGATTAGGTTCTAGTTGTAGATCTTTATAGCTTTCTCAAGGTAGTTGATTCGGGAACGTTTTGGCGCCTTGTTAACGTGTTCTAAGCCGAGCCAAGTCCTTTGCGACGCTGTACCTGTGTTTGAGAACGATAAATCATGAATATTTGTTGTGCCCATAGAAACGAAACTCAAATCTAGCATTTTCTTTCGGTTTTATTGAACAAACAAATTTTGACTGTTCTGAGAAACGTGGTTACGAGTACTTACTTTGATTTGGGTGAGTTCGGAAGTCGGACAAATTGATGAAATAGCTTGGATCTTCAGTGATAAATTGCGGCTTGCCCAACGTAACCACGGCAAACTTAAACTTTAAAGTTTTTATGAATTCtcattatatattttcatggATTATGTAAATTGCTTACCTTTTCAAACTCCTTCTCTTGCACACCAAGTTTCTTCAATAATCGATCTTTGAATTTGGCGAAAGGTTCACCCTGAAAACGCGTATTATTAGAGTTTTGAGTTTGAGAACGAAAGTGGTATTACCATGCTGTGCGAGGGTATTGAGAAATATTGAATAGCCAAAAAAACGTGTgcgacaaattttcaaaactcacATGTTTCATTTTGAACAGGAAAGGTATTCCAAACGTAGAAAAGATATCCTTATGAAAGTGTGCGACAGGAACTAGCATCTCATCCTCAGCCAAATTTAATTCGTCTCGTGGTATTTCCTCTATCCTATACGTTTTAGTGCCAGTAGTATTTAAGCTGTCTAAAGGAACATCATCTTTCGGTCCAggcaaaattttattacagtttaCTTCCAATATCCTCAATCGTCCAGAACCGTTTTCAGACAATTCGACCTGCTTTCTAGCTTCCTCCAACAAATCAACAACCGTGCCATTTTTGTTCGGATATAGAATcagttctttttcttccttgaGCGAAGGTCCCACCCAAATgcatttgaattgttttttattttcgagcTCATTAATTCGAATACTTaattgttggtaaaaaattttttttgtttttggctTGCAGTAAGCAACTAATTCTTTTAGAGTTCCTTCAAATGTACACCTCAACGGATGCCCAGGTGAGTCTTTGTAACTGAAATTGTATTAGAATTGTAGAAGCGATTCATCTGGTGAACATTGAACGAAATAATCATAAGACAGTCTTACTTttgacatttgaaaaattggaggAGATATGGGTCAGTTCCTACTCTCTGCGCAACAGCCTTTGCAATTTGATCATATGTCATTCTTTGCGATAGTTCCATTGTAAAGCCAGGAtcattaattattgttttgtCGCAGAACGTTACTTCTACCCTATAAAACAGGTCCCTGAAAAAAGAAGCAAGAATTGTATTAAACAcgacttcttttttttttcacagtgtGTAAAACAACTATCAAGTTCAACTTACTTGAAGTAATCCCGACATGTGGGCAACTCATAAACTTCTGTGTCACgttcctctttttgaaagaCAATTATATCTCCATCCATCAATTCTTCAAGTACCTTTTCCAACGGCTCTGtcagattttcaattttttctaccATGTTGGGCTTGATCTCTTCGTATAATGCGAGCTCTGTATCCGGAGGAAAGCCAGCCCTTTCATTGAGGATCGGAATGAGTTCCTCTGTTGATGAAAATGTTTTAACAATGCGTCAGTACAAATTATAGTAGTTATGGTATCGATTGCAATTCGTTGTGACGAGCtaaggaaaaattatttcaattattgcaAATAGAAATATCAAACGTTAAGCATACGGTTCAATATTTGGTATTTATGTGTACATTTACCCATTGTGAGTCTATTTTAGGGGATTAGAATGATACTTACGAACTTTTGCTGTCACTGGCATATAGTGATGACCACAGTAGtgtattttcttattcttagGATCGTATAGTTTGAAGAATAATAGTACATCTGTGTCTTTGTCAAAAGGGGGTAGCGCGGTTAAGCCAGAGTCTGGTGGGACAAGTTCGACAAAAACATTCCAAGGATTCACATTTTCCGCGCACTCGTTTATCGGTTTGTGTAAATCTGCTTCCAACTCGATAAGTGTCGGCCTGCAAGTTTGATTTGAGCGAAGACTGAAGGGCCACACACGAATTTGTTCGATCGGATAtttctgtgaaaatttttgttaattaaacatacacgaaaatctttgaaaattttcgtacagCTAAGATGTTGTTCAATATTATTGGTAATGACAACTCAgatcaaatattttattacttaccgtaaaattgaaatagaattttcaaagtcttttttttgtgtttaatCATTATAGGATTGAGTTGGAAGATTAGTTAGAAacttttttgtacattttttttttagaagtaCTATTTTGAACCTTTGaattgaattctttttcaaacactcACCAGACTTTCGCTGAGCTGTTCTAGGAACTCGTTAAGGGTGGTCTGTTTGCGTACACGAAAAACACGGTAGAGTGCACGTTCAGGATCGTAGAGGTCGTTGCCTTGATGGCCGTCGAAGCTGTCCTCGAGAAGGACGTTAACAGTCATGTACAAGTAAGCCTcgcttctttcctttcttcgTATTTGTTccattctcttctcctcttGCAGCCTGTCCACCAGCTAGACcgacaaaattaaaattatccaggtgtatagaatttttattttcatttaaaattgattcatttttctttttcatcaatatttgtttccatttcttcaaagtttcaaatattttttatgagaaatttcaacgttcATCGTACTTTTGAAATTCGGGAATGAtacattcggaatttcaaaagACTAGATGGCCTTCTCGCAAccaagtaattttaattttgttattctgCCGCTATACCGACTACCCAGCTACGcgtttacaaaattaaaattatttagcTGATAGCAGTGGATACGGCTATGCTGGTAATTAAAGATCACAAATCCTAAATGTACAAGTATGATCTTATACACACACTAATACAAGTTACACAAGTAGTATACAGGGATCTTATAAGTAGtcataattattcaaacttgggcaaaaaattaaatactaGAGTgcaaattaaacaaataaagattgctttacaattttatgataaaaaaaaagtaatgctttaaacaattattttacaattatcaaaatttatgaGAAACTTTTAGAACTGACAAGCCCCAtcgtttggtaaaaaatgaacatatCAAACTTTTGAATCACCATTTCTTAAACCGAATCAAAACCAGTTACGTATGACCCCAGAATTCTCGTTACCCTGTATATTACGTATGTAAATTATATAAGTGACAAGTTTTTATGGTCTTGCTGTATAATTTTAAGATTGTATAGCGTAACTTCGGTAGTGTGGAGGGCTACTAATAGTACCCTATATCCCCCTATATCTTATGCctgttattttgaatctaAACCAAACATCATATGTTGTGAACCGCTTATTCAATAATAAACTCTGTTAATAAACCGTTGAAATTAGTTTCGAGTTCGCaaactgtaaaaataattcacaagAGTGACTTTCGTAGTTTTCATGAACATCCAAcagtttattttgttttatttctttttttttagtatatATAAAATAGTAGTATAACTCCAAGGGATGACGATTACAGCCattataaattcattccatttgttttttacgtgtttattaatatttaacaaCAAATAAATAAGCATCTGTTAATACTTGTAATATCTCTAGTAACactgaaaattttgttcgttagtcatttaattatttattcttcgatttttttctctctattttcttgatattttctctgtcttttttttttttctcgataaaaaagaaactgtgAATGTTTGGTAAAAACTGTCAAAATCTTCAGAAACTATTTGCGTAAAAGGACTTGGGTGAATCACGAAATAAAAGAACATACACCAAATGATTGTGAAATCCACACCATATTTCGGTTTCTCTAAACATTCCTAGTCAATAACAAACAGTGTATATAGATTAGAAGACATGTTAAGGAAGCTATTGTTGCTAAGAAAGATatagttcttttttttaaacgtttttttcatgtataatactttatataaaatttttttttttctgctaaCTGTTATCTTAAATCATATGTATAATAGGTATgtaatctgaaaattttcctgATCCGTTCGATAAAAATTCGCCCAAcccccaaaaaaaattatgcgacATTCAATTGTCCCAAATGCGATTCATCCTAAATATTCCTAGctataatacaatttttttttccttttaattttaagcatatataatacaattttcatcttAAGCAAATTTCATCAGTCCAATGTCGAAACAGCACGTCTTTGTCAATTGtgtcaaatttttgtatttagaTATTATCTTACGAGTCTTGTTGTGTGGTTATTttagtttcttctttttttttctgcaactCGTCTTCAAATAAGTATTATATTGCCgttaaataatgaaaaatccCACAAGGCAATTAAATTATGACTCAAAGCTATGCAATTGTAACAAAGTAACTCATTCGCTCGTATTTCATTCATAGTCGTATATGATCAATAGTCACTACAGATACCATTCGCACGTATACTACATAAAGCTCGTAGATtgacataattttcaattgtttttttttttttttttttttaagcaaaGTTGAAATTAACTAActtatgaaagaaaattttcaattaaaataatcggttgataaaaaatttatcaatataaaattgattgaaaagaCAGCAGAGTGTTTAGTCGTAACGTTCTTGCTTCGACATCtttgcaataattattcatcacGGATATGTTATAGCTGTGGTTTTTGGTCATTTATAATTAGAACAAAGAACTGTATCTCAGTCATTATCACCATAATGAGAATGGTATTCTGTAGTAATGCAACATAATCAATTTACAAAGCGCGCctaatcaaatattttaaaaatcatgTATGTAAAGATTTGGATTCCGTATGTTTTGCGTGCAGGGACGAATGTTTGTCGCCTCTATATTAGCATCATTGTTGGTGTCTGTAGCGTCTTTGTCACGTTCAAAGTCGCTTAACTCCTGCGAAAGCTCTCTTTGAAGGACGTTTCTGACCTCTTGAGGTATGTCCTCTTCTTTGACCTCTTGTAAGACATTCTTAAGCTCTGAGTCACGAATATAAACCAACATGTACGCGTTTGTACAATGCTTCACGGTCATGGACATGTCTTCGTCCTGGCCTCCATAGTTATGGTCAATCGCCTCCTGCTTTGTACACCTTGAAACCACATCGTCGTCAAACTTGCACcactgttaaaaaaatatatattagtaggaaaataaaaaaaaattttggacgGTTCGTAATGGGAAACATCATCAACGATCTTCTGAACGAATGTAAATATACAGAAACGAGTAATATTGTTCTGCATCACACCTTCTGCCACCTAAGAAACCTCTGTAAAATTACttacaagtaaaaaaataaatggctCATACGTAAGAAATTGCTCAACACTCTTTAAATTTAGTTCCGTCAAAATTGCTCAAAGCTGTGTTTTGCTAATACGAGTTCAGTACGTAAACAACTTCTACTCTAAATAAGACGTTCAACAAGTTAAACTCACCTTGCCGTCTCCTTTTGGATTGATAAATACAACATAATGTCCCCCGTGATTATCACCGCTATGGACAAGAACTGCGTGCAGTGTGTAATCTGCTCTTGTTGATTCTTGGACCTGAAGGTACGGCTCAAGGTTGATTTTTTCGTAGAATTCGAACCTGCATAAGCCCCATTCAAATATAATGAAACCGTAATAGTAATATCATTGTATAACGtcaattcttttgaaaaattgtactgCAAAAATGATCTATAACaacacttttattattataatttagaGAAATACAAACCTGTCATTAAATTTCACAGAGCAGTCTGTTACTGGGTCGTATTGGAAGCGCATTAAATGTAAGTGTAAAACAGGTGGAAAAGACGAAAATATTACTCCTTTTTCAGCATCCTGTAACCCATGCTCACCAGCATCGTACTTGTTGTCACCATCTAGAATTTCTGTGCTTACATAATCTCTGAAAGATTCATcgactgaaaattttaaatcagtTAAATGATAATCCAATGCTCCAGGTGGTAATTGTCTGCCATAAGAAAAGCTAAACACTTTACGCCAAGTGTCATTTGATGCGATTATTAGTATTTGCACAATGTAGTAAACGAACttactattcttttttcctttgatGTTGAGTTGGATGTCATAGAACGTTTCCACTCTGGTTGATGTGTAGTCTATATTCTTACATTTGATGAACGAAGCCATTTTTCCTTCAAACAATTTTGGTACTGTCCCTTCGACGCATGTCCCTTTCATTTTACTTTCCAGTTTATCCAAAAgctataaattgtaaaaaaaaaaaaaaaataaagatccATCAATACAAGTGATACatcataagaaaaaagttgactttGCTCAAGGATGTCATAACAGACGTATATAAACATATGGTAAAAATGTGATTGTTgccatttgtttttttcttttttttttcaatacatgtAATGTGTATTTAATTGTGTACACAAATAACTGTGTGAATAGCTGTACAGTGGAAgtaatgaaatttcgatattccTTTCGTTCTTGGGTATGTTGCAACAAACACAGTGaggagcaaattttttttttctttaattcttcAAAGAGAAAGCCAATCGAAAAGTAAACGATAAACAAGAAGTTGAGTGGTGAAAGAGGAAGACATAGACAACTTTGGTAATGCAATACATGATGTTACACAGTATTACAATGAGCAATAAATTTGGTCTCAACGTCAGACCATTTATCACATATACACAGTTATTTGAATACACATCCTTGGCAGGATGCTGGTAGAAAATTTCCTTACAACTCTGAGAAATTCTTGCACATCGTGTTGCATAAAAGAGTCAAGTGTCTCCCATCCAAAACttttggttaatttttttgtaccaaCAGGTTTATCACAAAATTGCAGTTCGTGAAATACCCTCTGTAAAGCTAATGCCACACTCTTGCTAGAATCGTCACTTTCTGTTGGCATTTTATACACCGCCTTACGTAACTGAAAATATGAACGAATTGTAACGTTATGTATAAAATGACAGTTCAAGTGTGATAAATATGCCAACGTGTCAACATTGGCACAGTAAAATTGTTCTTTGATGTGGACTCACCTGATTAGTAAAATACAAGGTTTGTAAGAGTGAGTTCATGTAACAAGTTGCTCCCTGATTTTTAAGACCGACATATCCCGTGTGTTTCTTACTATCCCAGCTAACACCATGCGGCGCATCTGCTACCACATGGACCTAAAAGTCACACATCGACAATAAGTAtacaaaatgaataataattagtgcaccttggaataaaaaaacatgttttttgAAAGTCTTGCtctgaattgaaatattattatattatagtatTGTGGATTTGTCGCACTGTGAAATATTTGGTGAATTGGTATTATAATTAGTCAGTGCTATACAAGTATATGTGGAGAAATGAGTAACAAACTATTATTACCGACGACACAGACCTTGAATTTAGAATTGAGAAGGCAATAAATATAATCCCACAACGACTTCATCCATGTAGCCAGTGCTAGTTGCAAGCCCATAATAATTTAGATGAAAATGTTAAACTGACAAGGGTTAAACGATCGTTTTTAATACGGTATTGTGAATGACATTGGTGCTTGCACATGACGACCAATGACCGaatgtgaaagaaaataagcAACCTCAGTATCGTTTGCATAAATTAACACACAAAAGCAATCACAGAGTCTGAACAAAATGTGGGTTAAACATTCAATCGAAGCTTGATGTCGCGATACTCCTCATAACTTTTACATAACCCAGAATCAAGAACTTTTTTATAAATGCAAGGTCAGAAGACTAGAAATAAGATGCGTTAAACTGATTAAATTTCTATTGTTAAAGAGGTGGTCGTCGAATGGGAGTGAGAAGTTGAGTAAAAAAGCACATTTACTTATCGCCGCTATAAAACCCTACAGATCGAAGTTATAGTGAAGAagattgattaaataaatacacaaaTAATCTGCATATGTACAATGAGTTTAAATATCAAAAACTGGCACTCACTTCAAGCGTGATGGAGTCATCCTTAATATAGCCTCTGTCCACCTCAAGTACATCCTGCCAAGTCATGAAATGGCTAAATCCCCAGTCATTTTCCTTACTGTAGAATAAGTGTTGAATTTCTgcgaaataataatcattttgtAGCAATCGAAACGAGTCACGATACAGTCTACTTTTAAAACAAAGacatcaattaattataaacaTACTTCTACTGAAAGGTTCTTGACCCTCCTTGTGGGAGAGGAGCCTGAGCTCTGCGACTGCGTAGCAACTCCATGAAGCCGATTCGCTTTCCCCGTTGCATTGCAAGAAGAAGCCCAGAGACCGCTGCGATTGGCGTTCTTGCGTTTGGCTGGTACGAGGCATTACCATAATCTTCCATGGGAGATTACGCACGTAGCAAGGTGGCGATAGCTGGGAGTCTttcatctttgaaaaattttccactgTGTAGCGGAAAGTTGCCTCTGACCTTGCCTCGTCTGAAACAAGaatgaaatacatttttttgggaaaataACGTTTGCAGAGTTGCCCCTCAGAGTCTCATGCAGAAATATGGAACAGTAGGTGAGTTAATAATTCAGTATTACTAAtaagtagaaaattattgatatgTTTATCATATATACgtttatattcatataaattcCATTACTGAAGTGTACACTGGGTTCTTTGTCAATCACATCATCAACAGATTGAAGGTCACACTTGAAGCAGCTAAATGATGATGGATAATACTATTGAATTTCTATGAATTCTTTGAAAGATTGCTTGCagcaaaaacaaatcaattcaTCTTGTCTGTCCACAAGAATGTACAGCTTGATCGATCTAATTTCTAAAATTCCATAAAGAGTTTCAGTCCCATACATCGGATATAATAATATGGGAATTAACGTTTACTGAACAGCTGACATTGACACCACATTAGTCCCATGCATCAATATTAATCTCGGCAGGATTGCAAGGCATATAGACAAtctttatttcatcaaaaatcAACGCATGTTTTGTGCTTGATAATTTTAGGCGAGAAATAAACTATCTTTAATTTTGC includes the following:
- the LOC107218136 gene encoding ubiquitin carboxyl-terminal hydrolase 7 isoform X2, yielding MNHVNDKENVNQLNPNPVQVNEVEEMDTQEVESIETQNDGGGDGNETRPVNGEPEPACIVQDQDMEEDEARSEATFRYTVENFSKMKDSQLSPPCYVRNLPWKIMVMPRTSQTQERQSQRSLGFFLQCNGESESASWSCYAVAELRLLSHKEGQEPFSRKIQHLFYSKENDWGFSHFMTWQDVLEVDRGYIKDDSITLEVHVVADAPHGVSWDSKKHTGYVGLKNQGATCYMNSLLQTLYFTNQLRKAVYKMPTESDDSSKSVALALQRVFHELQFCDKPVGTKKLTKSFGWETLDSFMQHDVQEFLRVLLDKLESKMKGTCVEGTVPKLFEGKMASFIKCKNIDYTSTRVETFYDIQLNIKGKKNIDESFRDYVSTEILDGDNKYDAGEHGLQDAEKGVIFSSFPPVLHLHLMRFQYDPVTDCSVKFNDRFEFYEKINLEPYLQVQESTRADYTLHAVLVHSGDNHGGHYVVFINPKGDGKWCKFDDDVVSRCTKQEAIDHNYGGQDEDMSMTVKHCTNAYMLVYIRDSELKNVLQEVKEEDIPQELVDRLQEEKRMEQIRRKERSEAYLYMTVNVLLEDSFDGHQGNDLYDPERALYRVFRVRKQTTLNEFLEQLSESLKYPIEQIRVWPFSLRSNQTCRPTLIELEADLHKPINECAENVNPWNVFVELVPPDSGLTALPPFDKDTDVLLFFKLYDPKNKKIHYCGHHYMPVTAKVQELIPILNERAGFPPDTELALYEEIKPNMVEKIENLTEPLEKVLEELMDGDIIVFQKEERDTEVYELPTCRDYFKDLFYRVEVTFCDKTIINDPGFTMELSQRMTYDQIAKAVAQRVGTDPYLLQFFKCQNYKDSPGHPLRCTFEGTLKELVAYCKPKTKKIFYQQLSIRINELENKKQFKCIWVGPSLKEEKELILYPNKNGTVVDLLEEARKQVELSENGSGRLRILEVNCNKILPGPKDDVPLDSLNTTGTKTYRIEEIPRDELNLAEDEMLVPVAHFHKDIFSTFGIPFLFKMKHGEPFAKFKDRLLKKLGVQEKEFEKFAVVTLGKPQFITEDPSYFINLSDFRTHPNQSTASQRTWLGLEHVNKAPKRSRINYLEKAIKIYN
- the LOC107218136 gene encoding ubiquitin carboxyl-terminal hydrolase 7 isoform X4, encoding MNHVNDKENVNQLNPNPVQVNEVEEMDTQEDEARSEATFRYTVENFSKMKDSQLSPPCYVRNLPWKIMVMPRTSQTQERQSQRSLGFFLQCNGESESASWSCYAVAELRLLSHKEGQEPFSRKIQHLFYSKENDWGFSHFMTWQDVLEVDRGYIKDDSITLEVHVVADAPHGVSWDSKKHTGYVGLKNQGATCYMNSLLQTLYFTNQLRKAVYKMPTESDDSSKSVALALQRVFHELQFCDKPVGTKKLTKSFGWETLDSFMQHDVQEFLRVLLDKLESKMKGTCVEGTVPKLFEGKMASFIKCKNIDYTSTRVETFYDIQLNIKGKKNIDESFRDYVSTEILDGDNKYDAGEHGLQDAEKGVIFSSFPPVLHLHLMRFQYDPVTDCSVKFNDRFEFYEKINLEPYLQVQESTRADYTLHAVLVHSGDNHGGHYVVFINPKGDGKWCKFDDDVVSRCTKQEAIDHNYGGQDEDMSMTVKHCTNAYMLVYIRDSELKNVLQEVKEEDIPQELVDRLQEEKRMEQIRRKERSEAYLYMTVNVLLEDSFDGHQGNDLYDPERALYRVFRVRKQTTLNEFLEQLSESLKYPIEQIRVWPFSLRSNQTCRPTLIELEADLHKPINECAENVNPWNVFVELVPPDSGLTALPPFDKDTDVLLFFKLYDPKNKKIHYCGHHYMPVTAKVQELIPILNERAGFPPDTELALYEEIKPNMVEKIENLTEPLEKVLEELMDGDIIVFQKEERDTEVYELPTCRDYFKDLFYRVEVTFCDKTIINDPGFTMELSQRMTYDQIAKAVAQRVGTDPYLLQFFKCQNYKDSPGHPLRCTFEGTLKELVAYCKPKTKKIFYQQLSIRINELENKKQFKCIWVGPSLKEEKELILYPNKNGTVVDLLEEARKQVELSENGSGRLRILEVNCNKILPGPKDDVPLDSLNTTGTKTYRIEEIPRDELNLAEDEMLVPVAHFHKDIFSTFGIPFLFKMKHGEPFAKFKDRLLKKLGVQEKEFEKFKFAVVTLGKPQFITEDPSYFINLSDFRTHPNQSTASQRTWLGLEHVNKAPKRSRINYLEKAIKIYN